A DNA window from Niabella yanshanensis contains the following coding sequences:
- a CDS encoding response regulator transcription factor: MPDKNVVTEFWKKNRYFIPESCIQKYASPNKAAKFTEILSEIFCAGPSYYYIVDFATREILYMSPSVQQVLGLDPANTCFDDIVDTVHIDDLSFIQVAEEFNIRKTLELGMDLVFQTKMSYCFREKTANGTYELFQLQALCFDADPERNAWKLLNIHTNINHLTTVNNYKLTLTGINGHDLFLQFDLKKKLEINSNKPTYTPRELEIIKLIAQGLETPEIASELFISPHTAKTHRKNIMQKAGAKNTAQLISFCLGKGLL; encoded by the coding sequence ATGCCCGATAAAAATGTAGTAACCGAATTCTGGAAAAAGAATAGATACTTCATTCCTGAATCTTGTATCCAAAAGTACGCTTCCCCTAACAAGGCCGCTAAATTTACCGAAATCTTAAGCGAGATATTCTGCGCGGGACCCAGTTATTATTATATTGTTGATTTTGCTACCCGTGAAATTTTATACATGTCGCCATCAGTTCAACAGGTCTTAGGACTGGATCCCGCCAATACCTGTTTTGATGATATTGTAGATACCGTCCATATAGACGATTTAAGTTTTATACAGGTTGCTGAGGAATTTAACATCAGGAAGACCCTTGAGCTGGGCATGGACCTTGTTTTTCAAACGAAAATGTCTTATTGTTTCCGGGAAAAAACTGCAAACGGAACATACGAACTTTTCCAACTTCAGGCGCTTTGCTTCGACGCTGATCCGGAACGGAATGCCTGGAAACTACTCAATATACATACGAACATCAATCACCTCACAACTGTAAATAATTACAAGCTTACACTAACAGGTATCAACGGTCACGATCTTTTTCTTCAATTCGACCTGAAAAAAAAATTAGAGATCAATAGCAATAAACCTACCTACACCCCGCGCGAGCTCGAGATTATCAAGTTGATTGCGCAAGGCCTGGAAACCCCGGAAATAGCCAGCGAACTTTTCATTTCTCCGCATACGGCCAAAACGCATCGCAAAAATATTATGCAAAAGGCAGGGGCAAAGAATACGGCACAATTAATTAGTTTTTGTTTGGGTAAGGGATTGTTGTAA
- a CDS encoding acyl-CoA dehydrogenase family protein, which yields MSLKKDLFESPDYFKVDELLSEEQIMIRDAVRSYVKKEISPIIEDYSQRAEFPQQIVKQLGDLGCFGPTLPTAYGGGGLDYISYGLMMQELERGDSGVRSTASVQGSLVMYPIYAYGSEEQKQKYLPKLASGEWLGCFGLTEPDHGSDPAGMLTNFKEEDDAVILNGSKMWISNAPFAQVAVVWAKDEQGDVYGLIVERGMPGFSTPTTHNKWSLRASATGELVFDHVRVPKENILPGVTGLKGPLGCLTKARYGIAWGVIGAAMDCYDTALRYAQQRQQFGKPIAAFQLQQKKLAEMITEITKAQLLNWRLGVLMNEGKATPQQVSMAKRNSCEIATNICRDARQILGGMGITGEYPVMRHMMNLESVITYEGTHDIHLLITGLDITGENAFK from the coding sequence ATGAGCTTAAAAAAAGATCTTTTTGAAAGCCCGGACTACTTTAAAGTGGACGAACTGCTTAGCGAGGAGCAAATAATGATACGTGATGCTGTACGCTCCTATGTTAAAAAAGAAATTTCACCCATTATTGAAGACTACTCGCAACGGGCGGAGTTTCCGCAACAGATTGTGAAGCAATTGGGTGATTTGGGCTGCTTTGGTCCAACACTGCCCACCGCATACGGAGGAGGGGGGCTTGATTATATCAGTTACGGGCTCATGATGCAGGAACTGGAAAGGGGAGACAGTGGTGTGCGTTCCACGGCGTCAGTACAGGGATCCCTGGTGATGTATCCTATTTATGCCTACGGGAGTGAGGAACAAAAACAGAAATATTTACCCAAACTTGCCAGCGGTGAGTGGCTGGGTTGTTTCGGATTAACGGAACCTGATCATGGTAGTGATCCGGCCGGTATGTTGACAAATTTTAAAGAAGAGGACGATGCGGTTATCTTAAACGGAAGCAAAATGTGGATCAGTAATGCACCCTTTGCCCAGGTGGCAGTAGTTTGGGCTAAAGATGAGCAGGGCGACGTGTATGGGCTGATTGTGGAAAGAGGGATGCCCGGCTTTAGTACCCCAACAACACATAATAAATGGAGCTTGCGCGCGTCAGCTACAGGTGAATTGGTGTTCGATCATGTAAGGGTGCCAAAGGAGAATATATTACCCGGGGTTACGGGTTTAAAAGGACCTTTGGGATGTTTAACCAAAGCCCGTTACGGCATTGCCTGGGGCGTTATTGGCGCCGCAATGGACTGCTATGACACGGCGTTGCGTTACGCTCAACAGCGGCAGCAGTTCGGAAAACCCATCGCTGCTTTTCAGTTACAGCAAAAAAAGCTGGCCGAAATGATAACAGAAATTACCAAAGCGCAATTATTAAATTGGAGACTGGGTGTATTGATGAATGAAGGGAAAGCTACACCTCAACAGGTAAGCATGGCCAAAAGAAATAGTTGCGAAATTGCAACCAATATTTGCCGGGATGCGCGCCAGATTTTAGGTGGTATGGGCATTACAGGCGAGTACCCTGTTATGCGGCATATGATGAACCTGGAAAGTGTAATTACTTATGAAGGTACACATGATATACATTTGCTGATTACCGGACTGGATATAACCGGCGAGAATGCGTTCAAGTAG